In the genome of uncultured Methanobrevibacter sp., the window CACGATGCAGGACATGGGCCATTTTCACATGTTTCAGAAGCTGTTTTTGAAGTTCCACATGAGGAATTAACTGGATTTGTAGTTAGAAAAACAAGTTTGGCAGATAAGCTTTCCGAAAAATTTGACACACAGGAAATCGTTGACATAATAAACGGTAAAGGCAGATTAGGACCCATAATCTCTGGCGAATTGGATATGGATCGTATGGATTACCTCATTAGGGATTCACATTATACAGGTGTTGCTTATGGAGTAATCGATACTGAACGTATCATAAGCAATTTGAAGCTAAAGAGAGAATTGATAATAGACATCAAAGGTGTTCAAGCTGCAGAAGCTGCTTTAACAGCCCGTTATCTAATGTATCCAAGTGTTTATCAGCATCACACCACAAGAATCATCAACGCAATGTTTAGAAGATGCCTAAGGCATATGATAAGCCAAGACATTGTAAATCCTAATGAGATGTACAAATACGATGATGCAGATATGATAAGCATGTGCAGAAGCTCTGAAGGATTTTCAAGAGACATTATGGAAAGAATTGATAATAGACAGCTATTGAAGGTAGCTAAATCAGAACCCGTAAATGGATTTGAAAAGCCAGAACAAATATTTAAAATCGAAAAGGAAAAACTGGCAAAGGCTGAAGAGGAAATCAGTGAAGACTTCGGTTTGGACAGAAATTACGTTATTCTAAATGTATCTGAATACCCAAGCTTTGATGAAATGAAAACCTGGGTTTCCTTTGGGGAAAACCTATACCATCTGAATGAAATTTCAAGTATAGTAGGTGCATTAAGCAGTGCAAGGTTCAATTCAGCAGATATTGCACTTTATGTCCCTAAGGAAGATTTGGATAAAATAAACAGATTAAAGCTTGACAATTACATTGATTTGCCAGAAAGAGTGAATAAATTTGATACAATTCACTTTGAACAGTCAACATTGTTTTAAGTAAAATAATAAAGTAATTAAGAAATAAATCATAATTATATAATTTAAATATTGATTTAAAAGAAATAATGTTTTTAGAGAGGATAAGATGATAGTAATAGCTATTACAGGTGCAAGCGGAGTAGTTTACGGAGTGGAATTGCTAAAGGCACTAAAAAGACTTAATATAGAAACCGGACTAATGATCAGTGATTCAGCTAAAATAGTGATGAAATATGAATTGAATAATTGCAATTTGGAAGAGATTGAATCATTGGCAGACCACTATTTCGAAGCAAATGAAATTGATTCATCAATAAACAGCGGTTCATTTAAGTTCGA includes:
- a CDS encoding HD domain-containing protein; translation: MMSRQKFIRDSIHGNLPLTEFEVEVLDYPQVQRLRRVKQLGFISLIYPGANHSRFEHCIGTMHLASKLAEQLELDEHDKELVRMAGLLHDAGHGPFSHVSEAVFEVPHEELTGFVVRKTSLADKLSEKFDTQEIVDIINGKGRLGPIISGELDMDRMDYLIRDSHYTGVAYGVIDTERIISNLKLKRELIIDIKGVQAAEAALTARYLMYPSVYQHHTTRIINAMFRRCLRHMISQDIVNPNEMYKYDDADMISMCRSSEGFSRDIMERIDNRQLLKVAKSEPVNGFEKPEQIFKIEKEKLAKAEEEISEDFGLDRNYVILNVSEYPSFDEMKTWVSFGENLYHLNEISSIVGALSSARFNSADIALYVPKEDLDKINRLKLDNYIDLPERVNKFDTIHFEQSTLF